The following coding sequences lie in one Bradyrhizobium sp. G127 genomic window:
- a CDS encoding Druantia anti-phage system protein DruA, with translation MKRKSKKPNVAKVNLRRAALVRKFRRHLSSLGFRRTKGVLTFEGSGKDVIRGLHSEHRGDRIDAHRQFIAENFDGLKKYFAGGQDIDPAKITPRLELVKSGTWQSKLFRLASLTWSVPVSNGFGRRLRYLVWDKQNDKLIGLLAIGDPVFNLSVRDKLIGWNSKERGSRLVNVMDAYVLGSIPPYNQLLGGKLVASLVRTREIYNDFAKAYGDTRGIISKKKKNARLLVVTTSSSLGRSSIYNRLKLSDQKYFRPIGFTGGWGHFHIPDDLFADMRSYLRDIGHPYADLHRYGQGPNWRMRTTRAALSALGYKDDMLRHGIQREVYLCEFATNSLKILKTGTGRPNLKGLKTVEEVSRLAVQRWMVPRAERLPEFRLWEVGDIMQLLGRKVAAPKVISMK, from the coding sequence ATGAAGCGTAAAAGTAAAAAACCTAATGTTGCGAAAGTAAATCTTCGCCGGGCTGCTTTAGTTAGGAAATTTCGACGACACCTAAGCTCCTTGGGCTTTCGCAGGACGAAAGGGGTTCTCACATTTGAGGGTTCTGGCAAAGATGTAATTCGCGGGTTGCATTCTGAGCATCGCGGAGATCGGATCGATGCTCATCGTCAGTTTATCGCTGAGAATTTTGACGGTCTAAAAAAATATTTTGCTGGTGGGCAGGACATTGATCCCGCAAAGATTACGCCCCGCTTAGAGCTAGTCAAATCGGGTACTTGGCAGAGTAAACTATTTAGACTCGCGTCTTTGACCTGGTCCGTCCCTGTCTCCAACGGCTTCGGGCGACGGCTTCGCTACCTCGTTTGGGATAAACAGAACGACAAACTCATAGGTTTGCTCGCGATAGGTGATCCCGTCTTTAACCTATCGGTTCGTGACAAACTCATCGGCTGGAATTCTAAGGAGCGCGGAAGTCGTCTCGTAAACGTTATGGACGCTTACGTGCTTGGTTCGATTCCGCCATATAACCAGTTGCTCGGTGGCAAGCTGGTCGCCTCCCTTGTGAGAACGAGAGAGATCTATAATGATTTTGCGAAGGCTTACGGCGATACGCGCGGAATTATCTCCAAGAAAAAGAAGAACGCGCGACTACTCGTTGTTACAACCTCCTCGTCGCTGGGGCGATCTTCAATTTACAATCGTCTAAAGTTGAGCGACCAAAAGTATTTCAGACCCATTGGTTTTACCGGCGGATGGGGCCACTTTCACATTCCCGATGATCTCTTCGCAGATATGCGATCGTATCTCCGTGATATCGGACATCCGTATGCTGACCTGCATAGATATGGCCAAGGGCCTAACTGGAGAATGCGCACCACTCGTGCAGCTCTATCTGCGCTTGGATATAAAGATGACATGCTTCGCCACGGCATTCAGCGAGAAGTCTATCTATGTGAGTTTGCAACCAACTCATTGAAAATATTAAAGACCGGAACGGGCCGACCAAATTTGAAAGGGCTTAAGACGGTCGAAGAAGTTTCGCGACTAGCGGTTCAGCGTTGGATGGTGCCGCGCGCGGAAAGGCTTCCTGAGTTTCGCTTGTGGGAAGTGGGCGATATTATGCAATTGCTTGGCCGAAAGGTGGCTGCGCCGAAGGTTATATCAATGAAATAA
- a CDS encoding SDR family oxidoreductase, whose protein sequence is MDLGISGRRAIVCAASKGLGRACAIALANEGVHVTITARGAEALAKTAADIRQASPKVTVTEVVGDITTPAGREAALKACPDPDILVNNAGGPPPGDFRNWTRDDWIKALDANMLTPIELIKATVDGMMARKFGRIVNITSAAVKAPIDVLGLSNGARSGLTGFVAGIARKTVINNVTINGLLPGPFDTDRLRGPMLEQAAKAQGISTDEVLKQRAKANPAGRFGDPEEFGLACAFLCGAKSGFITGQNILLDGGAYPGTM, encoded by the coding sequence GTGGATCTCGGAATTTCAGGACGGCGCGCCATCGTATGCGCGGCGAGCAAGGGATTGGGCCGCGCCTGCGCCATCGCGCTGGCCAACGAAGGCGTCCATGTGACGATTACCGCACGCGGCGCGGAAGCGCTTGCAAAGACGGCGGCGGACATCCGCCAGGCCAGCCCCAAGGTGACCGTGACGGAAGTCGTCGGCGACATCACCACGCCTGCGGGCCGCGAGGCCGCACTGAAGGCCTGTCCCGATCCGGATATTCTGGTGAACAACGCGGGCGGCCCGCCGCCCGGCGATTTCCGCAACTGGACGCGCGACGACTGGATCAAGGCGCTCGACGCTAACATGCTGACGCCGATTGAACTCATCAAAGCAACCGTCGACGGCATGATGGCGCGCAAGTTCGGCCGCATCGTCAACATCACGTCGGCCGCTGTGAAGGCGCCGATCGACGTGCTCGGCCTGTCAAACGGTGCACGCAGCGGCCTCACCGGTTTCGTCGCCGGCATCGCACGCAAGACGGTGATCAACAACGTGACCATCAACGGCCTGCTACCGGGACCGTTCGATACCGACCGCCTGCGCGGACCGATGCTCGAGCAGGCCGCCAAGGCTCAGGGCATTTCGACCGATGAAGTGCTGAAGCAGCGCGCGAAAGCGAATCCCGCCGGACGCTTCGGCGATCCGGAAGAATTCGGCCTGGCCTGCGCCTTCCTGTGCGGTGCCAAGTCCGGCTTCATCACCGGACAAAACATTTTGCTCGATGGCGGCGCCTATCCCGGCACGATGTAA
- a CDS encoding coniferyl aldehyde dehydrogenase, translating to MNQALRNPVPDGIEDVFRRAVALSRAGTPDLAERRDRLARLRAIVVENETQFDEVISADFGNRSSTETLIAETLFVLAEIKHATKNLSRWMAPKHVATELQYFPATNKLLPQPLGVVGIISPWNYPLQLTLAPAIAAIAAGNRVMIKPSELVPRFSALLQKLIASKFDDTEIMVTGIDGDIPAQFAALPFDHLIFTGSTRVGRLVAEAAGRNLTPVTLELGGKSPAIIDRSADIAEAAERIVYGKLMNAGQTCIAPDYVLIARGSMDEFVAKAQSAAERMFGVSPDNKDYTSIVSDKHYARLEGLVQDAAARGAKIMRSAPSDDPAWKSKRKFPPTFISGATADMTVMQEEIFGPVLPVFACNTTDDAIAYINANDRPLALYWFGKDNAARDKVLARTISGGVTINDCLFHFVQANQPMGGVGASGIGAYHGEWGFRTLSKMKPVFYRSPLNRLADLYPPYGSKIARLIKLLRFMS from the coding sequence ATGAATCAGGCGTTGAGGAATCCCGTCCCGGACGGGATCGAGGATGTTTTCCGGAGGGCCGTCGCCTTGTCGCGCGCGGGAACGCCGGATCTCGCCGAGCGCCGCGACCGGCTTGCGCGCCTGCGCGCCATCGTCGTGGAAAATGAAACTCAATTTGACGAGGTTATTTCCGCTGATTTCGGCAACCGCTCCTCGACCGAAACGCTGATTGCCGAAACGCTGTTCGTGCTTGCCGAGATCAAGCACGCGACGAAAAATCTCAGCCGCTGGATGGCACCGAAACACGTCGCCACCGAACTGCAATACTTCCCGGCGACAAACAAACTGCTGCCGCAGCCGCTCGGCGTGGTGGGTATCATCTCGCCCTGGAATTATCCGCTGCAATTGACGCTTGCACCCGCGATCGCAGCCATCGCGGCGGGCAACCGCGTCATGATCAAGCCGAGCGAACTGGTGCCGCGGTTCTCTGCGTTGTTGCAGAAACTGATCGCGTCGAAGTTCGACGATACCGAAATCATGGTCACCGGCATCGACGGCGACATCCCGGCGCAATTCGCGGCGCTGCCATTCGACCATCTGATCTTCACCGGCTCGACACGTGTCGGACGGCTGGTAGCGGAGGCCGCCGGCCGCAATCTCACGCCGGTGACACTCGAGCTCGGCGGCAAGTCGCCGGCGATCATTGATCGCTCCGCAGACATCGCCGAGGCCGCCGAGCGCATCGTCTACGGCAAGCTGATGAACGCAGGACAAACCTGCATCGCGCCGGATTACGTTCTGATCGCGCGCGGCAGCATGGATGAGTTCGTCGCCAAGGCACAGAGCGCGGCCGAGCGCATGTTCGGCGTAAGCCCGGACAACAAGGACTACACCTCGATCGTCTCCGACAAGCACTACGCCCGGCTGGAAGGCCTGGTGCAGGATGCCGCCGCGCGCGGCGCGAAAATCATGCGCTCAGCCCCGTCGGACGATCCGGCGTGGAAATCGAAACGCAAATTCCCGCCGACCTTCATCAGCGGCGCGACCGCCGACATGACGGTGATGCAGGAGGAGATCTTTGGACCGGTCCTGCCTGTGTTCGCCTGCAACACGACGGACGACGCGATCGCCTACATCAACGCCAACGACCGCCCGCTGGCGCTGTACTGGTTCGGCAAGGACAATGCGGCCCGCGACAAGGTTCTGGCACGGACCATTTCCGGCGGCGTCACCATCAACGATTGCCTGTTTCATTTCGTGCAGGCCAACCAGCCGATGGGCGGCGTCGGCGCGTCCGGCATCGGCGCCTATCACGGCGAATGGGGCTTCCGCACCTTAAGCAAGATGAAGCCGGTGTTCTATCGTTCACCGCTGAACCGGCTTGCCGATCTGTATCCGCCTTACGGCAGCAAGATCGCGCGCCTGATCAAGCTGCTTCGTTTCATGTCATAA
- a CDS encoding choline dehydrogenase — protein MADTFDYVVVGAGSGGCAVASRLSEDPNVSVVLLEAGGRDDNWVVTTPGALILMVPAPINNWAFSTVPQPGLNGRIGYQPRGKGLGGSSAINAMCYIRGHKADYDRWASLGNTGWSYADVLPYFKRSEDNSELTGFYHGTGGPLSVTKLQTDNPVQDIFLQAAREAQFRINEDFNGEEQEGLGVYQVTQKNGERWSAARGYIHPFMKTRKNLHVITEAHATRILFDGKRATGIEYRHGKDMRQVRARHEVILGLGAFQTPQLLMLSGVGDQTELAKHGIAPVHHLPGVGKNLHDHPDFVFGFRSNNPNFLGLSPAGIGRMVKSIFQYRRERRGLMTSNIAECGGFLKTRPDLEFPDIQLHFCMAVVNNHGRTPFFGNGFSCHVCLLRPKSRGSVWLQSADPMQLPAIDPNFFGDPEDIEAMVAGFKTTQRLLDAPALKAIQTSDVFTAHVQSDDDIRAALRARTDTVYHPVGTCKMGVNDPMAVVDPALRVYGVEGLRIADASIMPEVIGGNTNAPTIMIGEKAATMIRAEMRLH, from the coding sequence ATGGCGGACACGTTCGATTACGTGGTTGTGGGCGCTGGCTCGGGAGGCTGCGCTGTCGCAAGCCGCCTGTCGGAAGACCCTAATGTCTCGGTTGTGCTATTGGAAGCCGGCGGCCGCGACGACAACTGGGTCGTCACCACGCCCGGCGCACTGATCCTGATGGTACCCGCCCCAATCAACAACTGGGCATTCAGCACGGTGCCGCAGCCCGGACTCAACGGACGCATCGGCTATCAGCCGCGCGGCAAGGGACTCGGCGGATCGTCGGCCATCAACGCCATGTGCTACATCCGCGGTCACAAGGCCGATTACGACCGCTGGGCGTCGCTCGGCAATACCGGCTGGTCCTACGCGGATGTGCTGCCCTACTTCAAGCGCTCCGAGGACAACAGCGAATTGACCGGCTTCTATCACGGCACGGGCGGACCGCTCAGCGTCACCAAACTTCAGACCGACAATCCGGTCCAGGACATCTTCCTGCAGGCCGCGCGCGAGGCGCAGTTTCGCATCAATGAGGATTTCAACGGCGAGGAACAGGAAGGCCTCGGCGTCTATCAGGTCACGCAGAAAAACGGCGAGCGCTGGAGTGCCGCGCGCGGCTACATCCACCCGTTCATGAAGACACGCAAGAATCTCCACGTCATCACCGAGGCACATGCCACACGCATCCTGTTCGACGGCAAACGCGCGACCGGCATCGAATACCGTCACGGCAAGGACATGCGGCAGGTCCGCGCGCGGCACGAAGTCATCCTCGGCCTCGGCGCGTTCCAGACTCCGCAACTGCTGATGCTGTCCGGGGTCGGCGATCAGACTGAGTTGGCGAAACACGGCATCGCGCCGGTTCATCATCTGCCCGGCGTCGGCAAGAATCTGCACGATCATCCGGATTTCGTGTTCGGCTTCCGCTCCAACAATCCGAATTTCCTCGGTCTCAGCCCGGCCGGCATCGGCCGCATGGTCAAATCGATCTTCCAGTATCGCCGCGAACGGCGCGGCCTGATGACCTCGAACATCGCGGAATGCGGCGGGTTTCTCAAAACCCGGCCCGATCTGGAATTTCCCGACATCCAGCTTCATTTCTGCATGGCGGTGGTCAACAACCACGGCCGCACGCCGTTTTTCGGCAATGGCTTCTCCTGCCACGTCTGCCTGCTGCGTCCGAAAAGCCGCGGCAGCGTTTGGCTGCAGAGCGCCGATCCGATGCAGCTCCCCGCGATCGATCCGAATTTCTTCGGCGACCCGGAGGATATTGAAGCGATGGTCGCAGGTTTCAAGACCACGCAGCGCCTGCTTGACGCACCCGCTCTGAAGGCGATCCAGACCTCCGACGTCTTCACCGCCCATGTGCAGTCCGATGATGACATCCGCGCCGCGCTGCGCGCCCGGACAGACACAGTCTATCATCCCGTCGGCACCTGCAAGATGGGCGTCAACGATCCGATGGCCGTAGTCGACCCGGCACTCAGGGTGTATGGCGTCGAAGGACTGCGCATTGCGGACGCATCGATCATGCCGGAGGTGATCGGCGGCAATACCAACGCGCCGACCATCATGATCGGCGAGAAGGCCGCCACCATGATCAGGGCTGAAATGCGCCTTCACTGA
- a CDS encoding site-specific integrase: protein MARHEILGGLVQVYRRGDGRHWHCSASLKGRQYRATTGEDDLVLAKQVAENWYLGLRGKSQAGLLKKNEKTFKQAAEQFLKEYEVITEGHRSKRWVEGYAIRLRLHLLPFFGDMGLSEITPGKVQEYRVHRIATSTTGKAPARSTIHDEVVTIRQVLKTAIRHEWLGHLPDFSPPYKTSGKVVHRPWFSPEEYKQLYEATRAHAKASQIHHRWSAEQVHDYVLFLANTGLRPDEAKNLQHRDVTIVEDDHSGQSILEIEVRGKRGVGYCKSMPMAVRPYERLLARPRYVKQGKARQRAKLLPSTEPPKLPKSTDPVFPGNHIKLFNGVLDKSGLKLDRDGNRRTAYSLRHTYICMRLMEGADIYQIAKNCRTSVEMIEKFYAAHIKNRLDTAAINVRRAKPAVRKKAVVRAEDDTELYQQAE from the coding sequence ATGGCCCGACATGAGATCCTTGGAGGATTGGTTCAGGTCTACAGGCGCGGCGACGGCCGCCATTGGCACTGTTCGGCGTCCCTCAAGGGCCGCCAGTACCGCGCCACCACGGGCGAGGACGACCTCGTCCTCGCCAAGCAGGTCGCTGAAAACTGGTATCTGGGCCTCCGTGGCAAGTCCCAGGCCGGGCTTCTCAAGAAGAACGAGAAAACCTTCAAGCAGGCGGCTGAGCAGTTCTTAAAGGAATATGAGGTCATCACTGAGGGCCACCGGAGCAAGCGGTGGGTTGAGGGATATGCGATCCGCCTGCGGCTGCACCTGTTGCCGTTCTTCGGGGACATGGGGCTATCGGAAATCACACCCGGCAAGGTCCAGGAATACAGGGTGCACCGCATTGCCACCTCTACAACCGGCAAGGCCCCCGCCCGCAGCACCATCCATGATGAGGTGGTGACCATCCGCCAGGTGCTTAAAACCGCAATCCGGCACGAATGGCTCGGGCACCTGCCTGACTTCTCGCCTCCCTATAAAACGTCGGGAAAGGTCGTGCATCGGCCGTGGTTCAGTCCCGAAGAATACAAGCAGCTTTATGAAGCGACCCGCGCGCACGCCAAAGCAAGCCAAATCCATCATCGCTGGAGCGCGGAGCAGGTGCATGACTATGTGCTGTTTCTCGCCAACACTGGGTTGCGGCCGGACGAAGCTAAAAACCTCCAGCACCGCGACGTGACCATCGTTGAGGACGACCATAGCGGCCAAAGTATTTTAGAGATTGAAGTGCGGGGCAAACGGGGTGTGGGTTATTGCAAGAGCATGCCGATGGCCGTACGGCCCTATGAGCGATTGTTGGCCCGCCCACGATACGTCAAACAGGGCAAGGCGAGGCAGAGGGCCAAGTTACTGCCTTCAACCGAACCGCCGAAATTACCAAAATCGACCGATCCTGTATTTCCAGGCAATCACATCAAGCTGTTCAATGGTGTGCTCGATAAAAGCGGGTTGAAGCTGGATCGCGATGGCAACCGACGGACCGCGTACAGTTTGCGTCACACCTACATCTGCATGCGGTTGATGGAAGGTGCTGATATTTATCAGATTGCGAAGAACTGCCGGACTAGCGTTGAAATGATTGAGAAGTTTTATGCAGCCCACATCAAGAACCGGCTTGATACTGCGGCGATCAATGTGCGCCGCGCGAAACCTGCGGTTCGCAAAAAGGCTGTTGTGCGGGCTGAAGACGACACTGAGCTTTATCAGCAGGCCGAGTAA